A single Terriglobales bacterium DNA region contains:
- a CDS encoding MBG domain-containing protein, with product MARSTPSGMLRFLPFFVLFLCAATGVSAAADNTGTALTTPTTATLGAPATLTATVTDNDNPAQPTGTVTFLDNNVPIGTALLAGATPSSSTASFSTSVLAVGSHTITASYVSDSATFAGSTAASVTQVINHRPTSVNITLNQPTITVRGSSSVTFTITDNPPANASAGTSTAAANALTTARSGHAAALLLNGKVFVVGGLDGAATPLTSAELFDPGNDPTNGTFSSAGNLNVARTGATATLLQDGTVLILGGNSTGAAPGALNTAEIFDPVAGTYTNVVATMGTKRWGHTATLLADGTVFIAGGQDDTGTALKSTEVFTPGATPATTGAFAAGVPTLLQARFEHTASLLPNGKILVAGGDTNGDAELVDPTSATPTATGSLNSARSGHSAAVLPDGIVLIAGGSVTGTAVDTLELYDSVAGTFAAVNHASPRFLTSPRTGATATLLNSAFVFVVGGINAAPMTVGSAENYVPSFDPQGTTSLTSNGPDTFSGCTPALTGTGVVTCDGSVTATHVGSGTHDISGHYTAAPANHSNSDTAASSALTVNKQAITVTAQTNTKTYDGTTTAAAVPTVNPALLGADTPNFVEVYDTRNAGTAKTLTPSGTVNDGDGGNDYSYTFVNDTTGVINQLALTVTAQTNTKTYDGTTSAGAIPTFAPALGTGDTANFTEVYGNRNAGSGKTLIPSGTVTDGNGGNNYAYTFVNDTTGVINQLALTVTAQTNTKTYDGTISAAAIPTFAPALGTGDTANFIEVYGNRNAGVGNKTLIPSGTVNDGNSGNNYSYTYVNFTTGTINQLALTVTAVTNTKTYDGTTTAATLPIFAPALGTGDTANFTEAYGNRNAGSGKTLIPSGAVSDGNGGANYTYTFVNNTTGVINQLALTVTAQTNTKTYDGMTSAAAAPTFAPALGTGDTANFTEVYSNRNAGVGNKTLIPSGTVTDGNGGANYTYTYVNFTTGTINQLALTVTAVTNTKTYDGTTTAAAVPTVAPALVGGDTPNFIEAYSNRNAGVGNKTLIPSGTVNDGNGGANYSNTFVNFTTGTINQLPLTVSAVTNTKTYDGTNSAAAVPTFAPALVGGDTPAFTEAYSNRNAGIGNKTLIPSGTVNDGNSGNNYSYTYVNFTTGTINQLALTVTAVTNTKTYDGTTTAAAVPIFAPALGTGDTANFTEVYNNRNAGVGNKTLIPSGTVTDGNGGANYSYTYVNFTTGIINPLALTVTAVTNTKIYDATTSASGIPMFAPALIAPDSAGFTEAYSTKDAGAGNKTLIPSGTVNDGNGGNNYSYTYVNFTTGTIAPKGLTEGGLSAAASKVYDGTTNAAVSGTATLQAVELPGAGTTADGKPYFGDAVSITGTATGTYNTKDVTTANSVTFGGLALTGSEAGDYTLTIQSPQAAMITTAALTITANSRSKTYGQTVTFLGTEFTANGLVSGETVASVTLTSSGAGAGAAVGSFNIVPSAAVFGVGIASNYNITLSNGTLTINPEPLTITANSTSKVYGQTVTFAGTEFTTNGLVNGETIGSVTLASAGAGPTANAGTYNIVPSAPVFNSGTAGNYSITLTNGTLTVNTAPLTVTANNKNRLYGAANPVLDGTLMGVTAGDTITASFSTTAVATTGVGAVPIIASLNDPGGRLTNYSVTNNSGTLTIDKAHLTVTANNQTRTYGAANPSNTFTLSGFQNGENPVSANVAGSPTLSTGAAATSTVAGSPYTITVVDAGTLTAPNYDFTATFVSGQLTITPAHLIVTADPQARVYGGANPTLTATVSNFVNGENLASGGVTGLANCTTPAGVTSTVAGGPYTITCTNGTLAASNYDFPALNFVTGNLTLTQAPLSITANNKTRLYGDPNPLLDGILVGVTAGDNITSSFSTTAVATTGIGTVPITATLNDPGSRLANYSVTNNSGTLTINRAHLTVMAVNQTRLYGSANGNTSFNLVGFQNGENQISANVTGSATLNNATSPTTAVGTYAISVVDAGNLSAPNYDFLMSNFANGVLTITPAHLMVTADSQARVYGGANPTLTATITGFVNGESLGTSGVAGQAQCATPAVVTSIVASYPITCTQNTLAAGNYDFPAANFLAGSLIINQAGLTVTANNKIRTYGAANPTLDGSLVGITAGDNITASFSTAATPATAIGTFVINAALNDPGNRLGNYSVTNNPGTLTINPAPLTVTANNAGKIFGQTTNFVGTEFTTSGLLNADQVNSASLASAGATAGSNVGTYPIVITAPVGIGLTNYNPTTLVNSTLTVSAATSASKVTVPFTPGANAAKYTFSATVSPQFSGTPTGTVTFMDKGAALAGGDGGQSSTVTLVNGVATFTTTVGQLAPGQSHTITAVYNKDTNFAATTSQVGASVFIAAAITTSSGAAIPAQTLQIGNPTNQDVTYTNLQCAVLTSLGTTVQSTACTVSPSASLLVPKNGSANASVQIATSNGSSAQPAPSSGALHMQVFGTLSLALPAVVFLPLAIPASTRKKLLRRKALTCIGILLLLAFAVASMGCGGGGFNNKGLQPGSVITNATPVGNYTVQVTATSSATGQPTALGSIPMTVSF from the coding sequence ATGGCGCGTTCCACTCCGTCGGGTATGTTGCGTTTTCTGCCTTTTTTCGTTCTTTTTCTTTGCGCGGCTACAGGAGTCAGCGCGGCGGCCGATAACACGGGCACAGCGCTAACGACGCCCACTACGGCCACTTTGGGCGCGCCTGCCACGTTGACCGCGACGGTTACTGATAACGACAACCCCGCGCAGCCGACCGGCACAGTCACCTTTCTCGATAACAACGTTCCAATTGGGACCGCTCTTTTGGCGGGAGCGACTCCTAGCTCTTCAACAGCCAGCTTTAGTACGTCCGTTCTTGCTGTCGGTTCACACACAATCACCGCGAGTTACGTTTCAGATAGCGCCACTTTCGCGGGCAGCACTGCGGCGTCAGTCACTCAGGTAATTAACCATCGGCCAACAAGTGTAAATATCACTCTCAATCAGCCCACGATTACTGTGAGGGGCTCAAGTTCAGTGACGTTTACCATCACCGACAATCCTCCGGCGAACGCTTCGGCTGGAACATCCACGGCTGCTGCAAACGCCCTCACCACTGCACGTTCTGGCCACGCTGCAGCGCTGTTGCTCAATGGCAAAGTTTTCGTTGTTGGTGGTTTGGATGGCGCCGCGACGCCGCTTACGAGCGCGGAGCTCTTCGATCCGGGTAACGATCCCACCAACGGAACGTTTTCTAGCGCTGGCAACCTGAACGTCGCGCGAACTGGCGCCACAGCAACACTGTTGCAAGACGGAACGGTTCTGATTCTCGGTGGAAACTCGACCGGGGCTGCACCGGGTGCTCTCAACACTGCAGAAATCTTTGATCCCGTTGCCGGCACGTACACAAACGTGGTTGCCACGATGGGAACCAAGCGATGGGGACACACGGCAACTTTGCTGGCCGATGGCACCGTGTTTATTGCAGGTGGTCAAGACGATACAGGTACTGCTCTCAAGAGCACCGAGGTATTCACTCCAGGCGCAACGCCAGCCACGACAGGAGCCTTCGCAGCAGGAGTTCCGACACTACTCCAGGCGAGATTCGAACACACAGCTTCGTTGTTGCCGAACGGGAAGATCTTGGTTGCGGGCGGAGATACGAATGGCGATGCTGAATTGGTTGATCCCACATCCGCAACTCCGACTGCTACCGGCAGTTTGAACTCTGCTCGCAGTGGACACAGCGCGGCTGTCTTGCCCGATGGAATTGTGCTCATCGCCGGCGGAAGCGTTACAGGCACTGCGGTCGACACTCTCGAGCTGTATGACTCAGTCGCTGGAACTTTCGCGGCCGTTAACCACGCGAGCCCTCGATTCTTGACGAGTCCCAGAACAGGAGCGACGGCGACGCTATTGAATAGCGCGTTTGTGTTCGTGGTTGGCGGTATTAACGCTGCGCCAATGACGGTAGGCAGTGCGGAAAACTACGTTCCTTCATTCGATCCTCAAGGTACAACCTCTCTAACCTCTAATGGGCCTGACACGTTCTCAGGCTGCACTCCGGCGTTGACCGGAACTGGCGTCGTAACCTGCGACGGTTCGGTTACAGCCACTCACGTCGGCAGCGGAACTCATGACATCAGCGGACACTACACTGCGGCCCCAGCCAATCACAGCAACAGCGATACCGCCGCTTCCTCAGCTCTTACTGTCAATAAACAGGCGATCACAGTAACAGCGCAGACGAATACCAAGACTTACGACGGCACCACGACCGCAGCTGCAGTACCCACCGTTAATCCGGCACTGCTGGGCGCCGACACTCCCAATTTCGTCGAGGTATATGACACCAGGAATGCGGGCACAGCAAAGACACTCACACCATCCGGCACAGTAAACGACGGTGACGGTGGAAACGACTATTCCTACACGTTTGTAAACGACACGACAGGCGTCATTAACCAACTCGCGCTGACAGTCACGGCGCAGACGAACACGAAAACATACGATGGCACAACCAGCGCGGGAGCAATCCCGACGTTTGCGCCCGCTCTGGGAACCGGTGACACTGCCAACTTCACTGAGGTGTACGGCAACCGGAATGCGGGCAGCGGCAAGACGCTAATTCCATCCGGCACTGTAACCGATGGCAATGGTGGGAATAACTACGCCTACACATTTGTGAACGACACGACGGGCGTAATCAACCAGCTCGCGTTGACCGTAACGGCACAGACGAACACGAAGACATACGACGGAACGATAAGCGCAGCCGCGATTCCAACGTTCGCTCCTGCGCTGGGAACCGGCGATACAGCAAACTTCATCGAGGTCTACGGCAACCGCAATGCGGGGGTAGGCAACAAGACGCTGATTCCATCGGGCACCGTTAACGATGGCAACAGCGGAAACAACTACAGCTACACCTACGTGAACTTCACCACGGGCACGATCAATCAGTTGGCGTTGACGGTTACGGCGGTGACGAACACGAAGACTTATGACGGCACCACTACGGCGGCGACATTACCGATCTTTGCGCCCGCACTGGGAACCGGCGATACGGCCAACTTCACTGAGGCGTATGGCAACCGGAATGCGGGTAGTGGCAAAACACTGATCCCATCGGGCGCGGTGAGCGACGGCAACGGCGGAGCCAACTACACCTATACGTTCGTGAACAACACGACGGGTGTGATCAACCAACTCGCCCTGACGGTAACAGCACAGACGAACACGAAGACTTACGACGGCATGACGAGCGCAGCCGCCGCGCCGACCTTCGCTCCCGCTTTGGGAACCGGCGACACAGCGAACTTCACCGAGGTGTACAGCAACCGCAATGCGGGAGTAGGCAACAAGACGCTGATTCCGTCGGGCACGGTGACTGATGGCAACGGCGGAGCGAACTACACCTACACCTACGTGAACTTCACCACCGGCACAATCAATCAGTTGGCATTGACCGTAACAGCCGTGACAAATACGAAGACTTATGACGGGACGACAACTGCGGCGGCTGTGCCAACGGTTGCACCGGCGCTCGTTGGCGGCGATACGCCAAACTTCATTGAGGCTTATAGCAACCGCAATGCGGGAGTTGGCAACAAAACCCTGATTCCATCCGGTACAGTGAACGATGGCAACGGTGGCGCCAATTATTCCAATACCTTCGTGAACTTCACCACCGGGACGATCAATCAGCTCCCGTTGACGGTCTCAGCAGTTACGAACACGAAGACCTATGACGGAACCAACTCGGCTGCAGCGGTGCCGACCTTTGCACCCGCTCTTGTAGGTGGCGATACGCCGGCCTTCACGGAAGCGTATTCCAACCGGAATGCTGGAATTGGGAATAAGACGCTGATTCCATCGGGCACAGTGAATGACGGCAACAGCGGAAACAACTACAGCTACACCTACGTGAACTTCACGACGGGCACGATCAATCAGTTGGCGTTGACGGTGACGGCGGTGACAAACACGAAGACTTATGACGGCACCACAACTGCCGCGGCAGTACCGATCTTTGCGCCCGCACTGGGAACTGGCGATACTGCCAACTTCACTGAGGTATACAACAACCGGAATGCGGGGGTAGGCAACAAAACGTTGATTCCATCGGGCACGGTGACTGATGGCAACGGTGGAGCGAACTACAGCTACACCTACGTGAACTTCACCACCGGCATAATCAACCCACTCGCACTGACGGTGACGGCGGTCACAAATACCAAGATCTACGATGCCACGACTTCGGCGTCGGGGATTCCGATGTTTGCGCCAGCGTTGATCGCGCCTGACTCAGCCGGCTTTACCGAGGCGTACAGCACGAAGGATGCAGGTGCAGGCAACAAGACATTGATTCCGTCGGGCACGGTGAACGACGGCAATGGCGGAAATAACTATAGCTACACGTACGTGAACTTCACGACGGGCACAATTGCGCCAAAAGGATTGACCGAGGGCGGTCTCTCGGCGGCGGCCAGTAAGGTCTACGACGGAACAACGAATGCTGCGGTAAGCGGCACAGCTACGCTACAGGCAGTGGAGTTACCGGGCGCCGGAACCACGGCTGACGGCAAGCCCTACTTCGGCGACGCAGTGAGTATCACTGGAACGGCAACCGGCACGTACAACACCAAAGACGTTACAACAGCAAATAGTGTGACTTTTGGTGGATTGGCCCTTACAGGCAGCGAAGCCGGTGACTACACATTGACGATCCAGAGTCCACAGGCAGCGATGATCACGACCGCAGCCCTGACAATTACGGCGAACAGCCGGAGCAAGACCTACGGACAGACAGTCACGTTCTTGGGAACAGAATTCACTGCGAATGGTCTGGTGAGCGGTGAAACTGTCGCTAGCGTAACGCTGACCAGCAGCGGAGCCGGCGCAGGGGCGGCAGTGGGAAGCTTCAACATCGTACCCAGCGCTGCCGTTTTCGGGGTAGGAATAGCCAGCAACTACAACATCACTCTGAGCAACGGAACGTTGACGATCAATCCAGAGCCCTTAACGATTACGGCAAACAGCACCAGCAAAGTCTATGGACAAACCGTAACCTTTGCGGGAACAGAGTTCACCACGAATGGCTTGGTAAACGGCGAGACGATTGGAAGTGTGACTCTCGCTAGCGCTGGTGCTGGTCCCACAGCTAACGCAGGGACGTACAACATCGTGCCGAGTGCGCCTGTGTTCAACTCAGGAACCGCGGGTAACTACAGCATTACGCTGACGAACGGGACGCTCACGGTTAACACCGCGCCCCTAACCGTCACTGCAAATAACAAGAATCGACTGTACGGCGCTGCCAATCCGGTTCTCGACGGAACGCTCATGGGAGTTACCGCTGGGGACACGATCACTGCCAGCTTCTCCACAACTGCCGTGGCGACGACCGGAGTCGGCGCTGTGCCGATTATTGCTTCGCTGAACGATCCGGGCGGTCGGCTGACCAACTACTCAGTTACTAACAACTCGGGCACGCTAACTATCGACAAGGCGCACTTGACGGTGACGGCTAATAACCAAACGCGTACGTACGGTGCCGCCAATCCGAGCAACACGTTTACACTCTCCGGCTTCCAGAATGGCGAGAACCCAGTGAGCGCCAACGTCGCCGGTTCTCCAACGCTGAGCACGGGAGCGGCAGCGACGAGCACAGTCGCTGGCAGTCCGTACACGATCACCGTGGTTGACGCGGGAACCCTCACGGCGCCGAACTACGATTTCACCGCAACCTTCGTAAGCGGACAGCTAACCATCACGCCTGCACACCTGATCGTGACCGCGGATCCGCAGGCGCGGGTCTACGGCGGCGCCAATCCGACTCTCACCGCAACTGTGAGTAACTTCGTCAACGGCGAAAACTTAGCCAGCGGTGGAGTTACCGGTCTGGCGAACTGCACGACGCCCGCAGGCGTTACCAGCACCGTTGCAGGAGGACCGTACACCATTACGTGCACGAATGGCACGTTAGCGGCCAGCAACTACGATTTCCCGGCTTTGAACTTTGTAACTGGGAATTTGACTTTGACACAGGCGCCGCTGTCGATCACCGCAAATAACAAGACTCGGCTCTACGGGGATCCGAATCCCCTACTCGATGGAATTCTCGTTGGAGTTACTGCGGGCGATAACATCACGTCCAGCTTCTCCACGACGGCGGTAGCTACAACCGGGATCGGCACTGTGCCGATTACAGCCACCTTGAACGATCCAGGTAGCCGGCTCGCCAATTACTCCGTCACGAATAACTCCGGCACGTTGACTATTAACCGCGCTCACCTCACAGTGATGGCCGTCAACCAGACACGCCTGTACGGCTCAGCCAATGGCAACACTTCGTTCAACCTGGTTGGGTTCCAGAACGGCGAGAACCAGATCTCGGCCAACGTGACTGGGTCGGCGACTTTGAACAATGCAACCAGCCCAACCACAGCCGTGGGTACGTACGCCATCAGCGTGGTCGATGCAGGGAATCTCTCTGCACCGAACTACGACTTCCTCATGTCAAACTTCGCTAACGGTGTGTTGACGATCACTCCGGCACACTTGATGGTGACGGCCGACTCTCAGGCACGCGTTTATGGCGGAGCGAATCCGACGTTGACTGCCACCATCACTGGCTTCGTCAACGGCGAGTCCCTGGGGACCAGCGGAGTTGCCGGACAAGCTCAGTGCGCCACACCGGCAGTTGTCACGAGCATCGTTGCTTCGTACCCGATCACCTGCACGCAGAACACGCTGGCAGCCGGCAACTATGACTTCCCGGCAGCCAACTTCCTCGCGGGCAGTCTGATCATCAACCAGGCCGGTTTGACGGTTACTGCCAACAACAAGATCCGCACTTACGGAGCGGCCAACCCAACTCTAGATGGCTCTCTTGTTGGCATCACTGCGGGAGACAACATAACCGCCAGCTTCTCTACGGCAGCGACTCCGGCTACCGCGATCGGGACGTTCGTAATCAACGCAGCTCTCAACGATCCAGGCAATCGTCTGGGCAACTACTCGGTAACCAACAATCCGGGTACGTTGACCATTAACCCGGCGCCGCTGACTGTTACAGCGAACAACGCCGGCAAGATCTTTGGACAAACGACGAACTTTGTGGGAACCGAATTCACTACCTCCGGACTGCTGAATGCCGACCAGGTGAACAGCGCTTCTCTGGCTAGCGCTGGCGCAACCGCTGGATCCAATGTGGGAACGTACCCGATCGTTATCACCGCACCTGTGGGCATCGGACTCACTAACTACAATCCGACCACGCTGGTCAACAGCACACTCACGGTCTCCGCAGCCACTTCGGCGAGTAAGGTGACCGTGCCCTTTACTCCAGGAGCGAACGCAGCCAAGTACACGTTTAGCGCAACCGTGAGTCCGCAGTTCTCGGGCACGCCAACCGGTACGGTGACCTTCATGGATAAGGGTGCCGCGCTAGCTGGAGGAGATGGCGGGCAGTCATCCACTGTGACCTTGGTGAACGGCGTGGCGACCTTCACGACAACGGTCGGTCAGCTTGCTCCGGGACAGTCGCACACCATCACTGCCGTCTATAACAAGGACACAAACTTCGCTGCAACAACGTCCCAGGTTGGAGCAAGCGTCTTCATCGCTGCTGCGATTACGACCTCGTCAGGAGCGGCGATACCGGCGCAGACTCTGCAGATCGGCAATCCGACGAACCAGGACGTGACTTACACGAACCTGCAGTGCGCCGTTCTCACTTCCCTGGGGACCACGGTGCAGAGCACGGCTTGCACGGTTAGCCCGTCGGCCAGCCTGCTGGTGCCGAAGAACGGAAGCGCAAACGCTTCGGTCCAGATTGCAACCAGTAACGGCAGCAGCGCGCAGCCGGCTCCGTCATCTGGCGCGCTGCACATGCAGGTGTTCGGCACGTTGTCGCTGGCGTTGCCTGCGGTGGTCTTCCTGCCGCTGGCGATACCCGCTTCTACGCGCAAGAAGCTGCTGCGTCGCAAGGCGCTCACTTGCATCGGCATCCTGCTGCTGCTTGCGTTCGCGGTGGCCTCAATGGGCTGCGGTGGCGGCGGATTCAACAACAAGGGACTGCAACCGGGGTCGGTGATCACTAATGCGACGCCGGTCGGTAACTACACCGTGCAAGTCACGGCTACAAGCTCAGCGACGGGACAGCCAACGGCATTGGGAAGCATTCCGATGACGGTGTCGTTCTAA